The window CCGCAGCAAATAGCCGCGGCCTCGGCTGTATTTGAAATTCCGTTCCTGCAGCCGCTCGTCCTGCGTTTGCAACGGATTCGGATGATGAATGACGAGGTCAGGGCAATAGTCGATCCGCAGTCCGCGGGCCATCATTCGCAGCAGCAGATCGGGCCCTTCGTCGCTGTTCCAAGGACTCTCGCAGCCGACGCCCATCAGCTCGTCGTACCGCAGATCGCCCAGCGGTCGCCGCCGCGCGAAGAGGCCCGCTTCGAGACAGCACTCCAGCACGTTGTCGCGCGTGATCTGGCCGCCAGGCGTCTCGGGCCGGCTCATGTGTTCGACGCTGGTCGAAATCGCATCGACCGCCGGATCGGCAAACTTTTGGAGCACGCCGCCGAGGAAGCCGCGCGGGTAATGGCAATCGTCATCCGGAAAGGTAATGAACTCGCCGCTGGCAAAACTCCAGCCGAAGTTGCGAGCGCGGGAAGCACCGCGGCCCTGCATCGGCAAATGAAGAATCGAGAACTCGACCGTTTGTCGCGCGAGGAGTTCGCCAGTTTCCGGCTTGTCGCTTTGATCGACGACGATCAGTTCCAAATCGCGCAGCGCGAGTTGATCCGTTCCCTGCAACTGCAAGTGATCGATGAACCGCTGCAAATCTGCAGGGCGGCCGACGGTGGGAACTACCAAGGAGAATTTCACAGTGGTGACTCCTTTGGTGGTGGAGTCGTCCGAGCGCGCGTGACTGCCGCTTGAATCAGCAGCGGCGAGGCATGACACCACACGCCGACGAAATAGCGCGCGGCCAGCCATTCGAGCGTGATCTGAGTTGCCGTGCAAATCGCTGCCGCGATCGCCAGACCCATCAATCCGCCGAAATGAGCGCCGATCGCCCCGACCACGATCGCCGATACGCCGCAGACCAGCGTGATGCAGAGCACCGTCCAGCGGCGACCTGTCATCAGCAGCACGTAGCCACACGGCCCAAGGCAATTTGCGGTCAGTTGTCCGAGCGTCAGGATGACAAGCACTCCCGCGGCGGCTTTGTATTGAGGACCAAACGCCAGTCCGAGCACTTGCTGAGGCAGCACAATGAGTGCGACGGCGGCGATGATCGCCGGCAAGGCGGCCAGGCTCGTTGCTTGCCGAATGACTCGCTGCAGTTCCGCGATTTGGCCGCGGGCGTACAAACTGGGAATGACGGCGATGATCGTGAGCATCGCGAGTTGTTCGGGAATGCCGAGCAACAGCACAAGACGTTTCGCGCTGCCGTAGAACGCGACATCGTCGGTCCCAAAGAACCGGCTGACGAGCCACAGATCAGCCGAGAGCGTGCAGAATGCTGCGATCTGCGAGAGCGCGATCGGCAGGGCATCGAAAGCAAGTTCGCTCACCGAGGGAACCTGGCCATCGAGCGCACTCGATCCGGTGGCAGGCAAAGCGCGACTCATCTGCCACAGCGTGATAACCGCGGTGAACGTGATCGCCGCCGACAAGACCTGCGCGGCCCGAGTGCTCGTCACGCCCAGGGACAGTAAGAACATCGTCGCCAGTACGGCGAGAAACAGCGACACCGCGATCGGTCCGCCTGATTGTCCACCGGAGAGGAGATTGGCCCATTTCACTTCATGCATGCCGCGCAGAACGGCTGCGCCGACCATTTGCCAGGCGAGTGCCACAATCGCCGAACCGACAACAACGGCGAGCAAGATGCTGCCGGGTAAATGAAATCGCTCAAATCCATCGAGCCAAAAGTAGGCCGCAGTGAGTGCTGCGGTCGTCATCGAGGTCATTAACAGAAGCAATCCGCAGCGCCGGACCAGTAAGCGAATGGCCGAGTGATTGCCTTGAGCCAGGTTAGCGGCGACGTGGCGGATCATCGTTTCGGGCAATCCGAACGAGCCGATCATCGCGGCAATGCCAACCAGCGAAAGAACGAGGAGTACTTCGCCGCAGGCTCCGACGTTGGCGCCGAACCAGCGCGGCAACAAAAAGCTGAGCGCTGCCGAAGCGGCGACGTTCCAACCACGTGCGATCACGACCCACATCGCCGATTGCGATAGCGCGCCGGCTTGGGCGGGTTTCACCTCTGCCTCGACCGGCGGCATCACAATTTCATCGTTGCCAGACACAGGTTTTTCGCTGCTAGAAGCAGTGTCGGCTTTCGGATTGGAGGCAAGCGAAACCATGAACGTTGACGACAAGCCTGGCGGGAGAATTGGGGTGAGGTGCCATTGCAGCCGCGTGGCAGACAGACCATCCAATATAGTCGCGAGCGGCAAATTAGGCAGTTACA is drawn from Anatilimnocola floriformis and contains these coding sequences:
- a CDS encoding lipopolysaccharide biosynthesis protein, with the protein product MSGNDEIVMPPVEAEVKPAQAGALSQSAMWVVIARGWNVAASAALSFLLPRWFGANVGACGEVLLVLSLVGIAAMIGSFGLPETMIRHVAANLAQGNHSAIRLLVRRCGLLLLMTSMTTAALTAAYFWLDGFERFHLPGSILLAVVVGSAIVALAWQMVGAAVLRGMHEVKWANLLSGGQSGGPIAVSLFLAVLATMFLLSLGVTSTRAAQVLSAAITFTAVITLWQMSRALPATGSSALDGQVPSVSELAFDALPIALSQIAAFCTLSADLWLVSRFFGTDDVAFYGSAKRLVLLLGIPEQLAMLTIIAVIPSLYARGQIAELQRVIRQATSLAALPAIIAAVALIVLPQQVLGLAFGPQYKAAAGVLVILTLGQLTANCLGPCGYVLLMTGRRWTVLCITLVCGVSAIVVGAIGAHFGGLMGLAIAAAICTATQITLEWLAARYFVGVWCHASPLLIQAAVTRARTTPPPKESPL
- a CDS encoding glycosyltransferase, whose protein sequence is MKFSLVVPTVGRPADLQRFIDHLQLQGTDQLALRDLELIVVDQSDKPETGELLARQTVEFSILHLPMQGRGASRARNFGWSFASGEFITFPDDDCHYPRGFLGGVLQKFADPAVDAISTSVEHMSRPETPGGQITRDNVLECCLEAGLFARRRPLGDLRYDELMGVGCESPWNSDEGPDLLLRMMARGLRIDYCPDLVIHHPNPLQTQDERLQERNFKYSRGRGYLLRKHRFPVSQIANTLIRSFGGSLVMAVTARPFWARYYWRSFVGKMIGLRGGKHAPEQVLTSPLTSQPTA